A region of the Streptomyces sp. NBC_00442 genome:
GACCTCGCAGTTCTCGTCTCGTACGACACCTTGTGAGGGGCATCGCAGCGTGAGCAACGAAGAGGCAGTCCGGCTCGAACAGGTCAGCAGGTGGTACGCGTCGGGGTCGTCGGCGGCGGTGCGCGCCCTCGACCAGGTCACCGTGGGTTTCGAACGCACCACGTTCACCGCCGTGATGGGTCCTTCGGGATCGGGCAAGAGCACCCTTTTGCAGTGCGCGGCCGGACTCGACCGTCCCGACGCGGGACGGGTGGTCGTGGACGGCGTCCATCTCGGCCCGCTCGGCGAGAAGGACCTCACCGAGCTGCGCCGGGAGCGGATCGGCTTCGTCTTCCAGGCGTTCAACCTGCTCGGCGCGCTGAGCGCCGAACAGAACGTGGGGCTCCCGCTGCGGCTGGCCGGCCGCAGGCCCGCCGCCCGCGCGGTGCGGGCGGCGCTCGCCCAGGTCGGCCTCGAGGAGCGCGGCGGGCATCTGCCCGCGCAGATGTCCGGCGGGCAACAACAGCGGGTGGCGATCGCGCGCGCCCTGATCACCCGGCCGAAGGTGTTGTTCGCCGACGAGCCGACCGGGGCCCTGGACACCGGCACGAGCAGGACCGTTCTGGAGCTCCTTCGCTCCCTGGTGGACGAGGAGGGACAGACCACGATCATGGTCACCCACGATCCGGTCGCCGCCTCGTACGCGGACCGGGTCGTCTTCCTCGTCGACGGCCGCCTGACGGACACGCTGCTCCGGCCGACCGCTCGGCGGGTCGCGGAGCACATGTCACGGCTCGAAGCGGCGCCTACGCCGGCGGCCGCGGGCGGGGGCCGGTGATGGGAACGCTCTCCCTGCTCCTTCCGGTCGCGGTCGCCACCCTGCGCAGGCGCTGGACGGGGTTCATCGGCTCCTTCGTCGCCCTCACCCTCGGCGTCGCCCTGATCGGCGCCACCGGGCTCCTGGTGAGCACCTCGGCAGGCCTGGAGAACGACGATCCGTCGGCGCCGTCCCTGAAGAAGCTGCTCACCTTCATGGCGGGGATGTCCGGCTTCGTCTCGGTGTTCGTGGTCGCCTCCACCTTCGCCTTCGCGGTCGCCGGGCGGCGCCGGGAAACGGCGCTGCTGCGGGCGGTCGGCGCGACGCCCCGCCAGATCGGGCTGCTCGTTCTCGGCGAGGCGGTCGTCGTCTCGCTGGCCGCCTCGGTCTGCGGGGTGGTCCTCGGCCTGGTTGTGGCGCCGCCGTTCGCCGGCTGGCTGGTCTCCCAGGGCGCCGCACCCCGGGGCTTCAGCGTCGACATCGGCGCGGGGCCGCTCCTGATCGCCGTGGGCATCGAGACCGCGGTGGCCGTGGCGGGCGCCTGTGCGGCGGCCCGACGCGCCGGCCGGGTCCGGCCCGTCGAAGCGCTCGCGGACGCGGCCGTCGACGGCCGCGTGATGACGCTCGGCCGCTGGCTCTGGGCCGTCGGCCACCTCGTGCTCCTCGCCGGCGTACTGGCCCTGTTCGCGACTATGCCGGCGATGATGCGGCGCGACCCGCAGCTGCGTGACCCCCAGAACCTGCCGGTCTTCTCGCTCCTGATCGACGTCATGGCGATCGTGGCGGTCGCGCTGTTCGCGCCGCTCCTGATCCCGCCGCTGGTGCGGCTGCTGACCCTGCCGGTACCGCTGGCGCCGGGCGCGGTGGGGCTGCTCGCCCGGCAGAACGCGCTGGGCGCGGTGCGTCGTACGGTCTCCACCGCGACTCCGATGTTCCTCGTGGTCGGCCTGACCGGCACGGTGGTCGGCTCGACCCTGGCCTTCGGGGAGGCACGGAGTCTGCAGTCACGGGCATCGCTCGCTGCCCAGTACGTGGTCGAGCCCGCGTCGGGCGCCACGCTGTCGTCCGCCGCGGTGCGGGACCTGCGGGCACTGCCCGGCGTCCGCACCACCACGGTCCGCTCGGCCCTGCTCGCCGGCCTGGACCTCGACGGCGTCAACTCCCTTACAGCGTCCGCCTCTTCGGGCACCATCGCCGCGACGGTCGTCGACGGGAGCCTCGCCACCGCCTGGAAGCTCCCGACCGAGGCCGGCTCGCCCGACCGGCTCTCGGGGGCCACGGTCGCCGTCTCCGGGGCGCTGGCCACGGCCAGGGGCTGGCGCGTCGGGGACCGCCTGACCGCCACGTTCGCCGACGGCGCCCCGGTCTCCGTGACGCTGGTCGCCCTGGTCAGGACGCCGCTCAGCACGGCCGAAGTGCTCCTGCCGTACGCCACGGCGGCCCGGCACCTCACCGGCGACGCGGGACCGAGCGCCGCCTATGTATCCACCGGGCAGGGCGTTCCCGCGCCCCGGCTGGACGGCGCCGACGGGGTCGAAGTCACCGCGGCCGCCCAGTGGGGCAGCGCCGACAGCGGTCCGCGGGCCCGCTCCGACTGGATCGCGATGACGGCGATCCTGGGCCCGGCCCTGCTCTACGCGCTCATCGCGATCGTCAACACGATGACGATGTCCACCGGAGACCGGCTGCGGGACTTCTCCGTCCTCCGGCTGACCGGGGGGAACGACCGGCAGGTCCTGTCCATGGTCGGACTCGAGGCGCTCCTCACCGCGGCGACGGCGACCGTGCTCGCCCTGCTCGTCACCACGGGTACCCAGGCCGCCACCCTGATGCTGATCAACCGCCGTGTCCTGGCGGGCGGTTCGCCGCTCTCGCTGAGCCTGCCCTGGCCGGCGATCGGCGCGGCGGCGGCGGCCGGCCTCACCCTCGCACTCGTCTCCAGCCTCCTGCCGGCCGGGCTCGCGCTGCGCGCACGCGCCCCGCGGCCGGCCGGAGCCCGCCAGTGACCTGCGGCCCGAACCGCCACCGGAACCACACGTCCGGCGGGACGGGCCGGCGCCGGATCGGGAGCGGTGACGGGCGGGCGCGGCGCGACAGCGGGGGCGGCTGCCGGGGGCGCCGGGTCCTGTGCGACAGGTCCCAACGTGCCGTGCAGCAAAGCCTCATGAGTGCTCGTCAGGTCGATTCCCGGATCCACGCCCAGCTCGTCGGCGAGCACGGTGCGGCCCTCGTGGAAGACACGGAGCGCGTCGGCCTGGCGCCCGCACCGGTAGAGGGCGGTCATCAGCTGGGCGCGCATCCGCTCGCGCAGCGGGAAGTCCGCGACCAGGCGGGTCAGTTCGGCGACGATGTGCCGGTGGCGGCCGAGTGCGAGATCGGCCTCGACCCGGGCCTCCAGCGTGGCGGCCCGGCTTTCCTCCCACTGCGGCGCCTCCTCGTCCGCGAGGAACCCGGTGACGTTGCCGAGGAGGGGCCCCTGCCAGAGATCCATCGCGCCGTGGAGCAGGGCGCCCGCTTCCTCGTAGCGGTGCTCCGTGAGCGCCTGCCTGCCGAGCCGGTCCAGACGCTCGTACTCGACGACGTCCACCCGGCTCTCTCCGGTCACGAGGACGTAGCCGGGCGGGCGCCGTTCCAGGGTGACCTCGGGTTCGAGGAGTTTGCGCAGTCGGGAGACGTACGTGTAGATCTGCGCGCTCTTCGTGGCGGGTGGGTGGGGGCCCCACAACAATTGGCTGATCCGGGTGTCCGGCACCACACGGCCCCGGGCGAACAGCAGCGCGGCCAGGAGGGTGTGCATTTTCGTGCCCGCGAGAGGGACCCGCAGGCCCCCGCGGCTGGCCTCGACCGGGCCGAGCAGATGGAAATACATGGTTCCCCGTTCGCATGGGTGTGATGGTGGTGGCGCGCCACACCCTGGCGGACGGCTGTGTCCCGCCGATTTTCGTTCGATTTCGCCCCGCCCGTCGGCGGCCGCCCGGCCTCGCGGACCGGCCCGGCGCCGGGCTCCCGGCCGCCCGTTGTGGCTCGGCGCGGCGCCGGGCTCCGGCGCCGCCGCGTTCACTCCCCCAGGATCCCCGTCAGCCGACCGGCCGTCGGCGCCGCCCCGTCCGGGCCGGCCAGCCGGATCAGCTGCCCGGTGCGTTCCACCCATGCGTGCGCCCCCACCGCCTCGAACGCCTTCCGGGCGCGCTCGAACCGTTCCGCCGCGCCGGTTCGGCCGGCCAGGAGGTCCGTGCAGCCGAGGTCCGTCTCGATCCGGCCGCGCAGCCAGTCGTCCGCCAGCTCGTGCGCGATCGCCAGCGCCTGCTCCAGCGTCCGCCGTGCCTGCGTCAGGTCACCTTGGCGCCACAGAATCGCGCCGAGCAGCCGCAGCGCGTACGTCTCCCCGACCCGGTCGCCGCCGTCGCGGGTCAGCGCGACGGCCTCGCGGCTGGACCCCGCGGCGGGGCCGGGCCGGCCCGCCTTGAGCAGCGCCTCGGCGAGCCAGTGCAGGCTCTGCGCCTCGGCCCGCCAGAATCCGCCCTCGCGGCTCTTGGCCACGGCCCGTTCGGTGAGCTCGATGGCGTGCGTGACATTGCCGCGCCGCGTCTCGATCTGGGCGAGCAGCCCCATCGAGTGGATCGCGCTGCGGACCTCGCCGATCCGCAGCAGCACCTCCATCGCCGGCCGGCAGTGGGCATACGCGCTCTCCATGTCCCCGCGGAAGTGCGCGCAGATGGCGAGCAGCCGCCTCACCCGTGCCGCACCCGACTCGTCGCCCTCGTTCTCGAACAGGCGCAGCGCCACCTCCAGCGACTCCTCGGCGGATGCGTACCGCCGCCGGTGGATGGCGAGGGAGCCGAGCGAGCGCAGCATCATCGCCTCGCCACCCCGGTCACCCGCGCGGCGCGCCGCGGCGAGGGACTGCTCGGCGCACGTCTGCCAGTCCTCCAGATAGTGGCGGGTCTCGAACAGCGCGGTGGCCGGGGCCGTCAGCAGCCAGCTGAAACGCGGACCCGTCGACCGGGCGGACCCGACGGACGGGGCGGCCCCCACAGCCCCGACGGACACGACGGACGGACGGGACTGCGCGGACTGGCCGGACTGGCCGGCCTGCACGCATTGTCCGGCCTGCGCGCATTGTCCGGACTGCGCGGACTGCGCGACGATCCCCACGATCGCGGCGCGCTCGGCCTCGAACCATTCCGTCGGTTCGGCCAGGAGTTCCTCCACCAAGGACGCGGGCAGGTCCCGGCGACTGCCCTGCTGGGCCCCGAGCCCGCCGAAGCCCTCCATCCTGCGGTGCGCCTCCTCGGCGAGCGCCAGCCAGCCGCCATGGGCGCGCTCCAGCGCCTCGGCGCGCTCCTGCTCGCTCTCCTCGGCCAGCGCCAGTTCCCAGGCGTACAGCCGCAGCAGGTCCTGGAAGCGGTAGCGGGCCGGGGCTCCGGCCGGGCCGGAGACGACCTCCAGGAGCTGGGCGTCCACGAGCTGCTCGATCAGGTCCTCGGCCTCCCACAGGTCCGTGTCCAGGAGGCAGGCCCCTACCCACGCCGCGAAGTCGGGCACGGTGAGCAGACCGAGCCTGCGGTACATCCGGGCGGCGGCCGGGTCCAGATCGCGGTAGCTGAGCCGCAGTCCCGCCCGTACTCCGCCCTGACCGGGGCTGAGTTCGTCGAGCCGGCGACGCTGGTCCTCCAGGCGGCCCACCAGGGAGCGCAGCGACCAGTGCGGCCGGGCCGCGAGCCGCGCCCCGGCGATCCGCAGGGCGAGCGGCAGCCGGTCGCAGAGCTCGCCGAGCCGGGCCGCGGCGACCGGGTCGGCCGTGAACCGGCCGGGCCCGGCCACCTGCGCGAGCAGCGCGGTCGCCTCGGCCTGCGCGAGGGTGGGCAGGGTCATCCGCAGCACGTCGTAGTCGCCGGTCAGGCCGTCGAGGGCGGTCCGGCTGGTGATCAGTACGCAGCAGCGGCCGGCGCCGGGCAGCAGGGGCTGAATCTGGTCGTAGGAACCGGCGTTGTCGAGAAGGATCAGCATCCGCTTGGTGTCGAGGACGCTGCGGTAGAGCGCGGCCCGGTCGGCGGGGTCGGGCGGGATCTGTGTGCCGGGCACGCCGAGGGAGCGCAGCAGCCGGTCCAGTGCGGCGCCGGGGGCGACCGGGTCGTCCTTCTCGTCGTGCCCTCGCAGGTCGATGAAGAGCCGCCCGTCGGGGAAGCGGGCGGCGGCCTGGTTGGCCCAGTGCACGGCGAGCGCGGTCTTGCCGACGCCCGCCACTCCGGCGACGACGCCCACGGCGAGCGGGCGGGAGCCGTAGCTGTCCTCGATCATCCGGTCCAGGCGGGCGAGTTGGTCCATCCGGCCGGTGAACGCGGCCACGTTGGCCGGGAGTTGGGAGGGAACGACGCCGATGGGCGCGGGCGGGGTGTCGGTGGCCGCCGGCCGGCCCAGTTCCGGCGCGTCCCGCAGGACGAGGTCGTGGAGCGACCGGAGCGCCCGGCCCGGCTCGATGCCCAGCTGGCCGACCAGAACGGCCCGTCCCTCGCGGAAGACCTCCAGCGCTTGCGCGCGGTGTCCCGACCGGTACTGGGCCAGCATCAGGAAGGCCCGCGCCTGCTCACGCAGG
Encoded here:
- a CDS encoding ABC transporter ATP-binding protein; the protein is MSNEEAVRLEQVSRWYASGSSAAVRALDQVTVGFERTTFTAVMGPSGSGKSTLLQCAAGLDRPDAGRVVVDGVHLGPLGEKDLTELRRERIGFVFQAFNLLGALSAEQNVGLPLRLAGRRPAARAVRAALAQVGLEERGGHLPAQMSGGQQQRVAIARALITRPKVLFADEPTGALDTGTSRTVLELLRSLVDEEGQTTIMVTHDPVAASYADRVVFLVDGRLTDTLLRPTARRVAEHMSRLEAAPTPAAAGGGR
- a CDS encoding ABC transporter permease, producing the protein MGTLSLLLPVAVATLRRRWTGFIGSFVALTLGVALIGATGLLVSTSAGLENDDPSAPSLKKLLTFMAGMSGFVSVFVVASTFAFAVAGRRRETALLRAVGATPRQIGLLVLGEAVVVSLAASVCGVVLGLVVAPPFAGWLVSQGAAPRGFSVDIGAGPLLIAVGIETAVAVAGACAAARRAGRVRPVEALADAAVDGRVMTLGRWLWAVGHLVLLAGVLALFATMPAMMRRDPQLRDPQNLPVFSLLIDVMAIVAVALFAPLLIPPLVRLLTLPVPLAPGAVGLLARQNALGAVRRTVSTATPMFLVVGLTGTVVGSTLAFGEARSLQSRASLAAQYVVEPASGATLSSAAVRDLRALPGVRTTTVRSALLAGLDLDGVNSLTASASSGTIAATVVDGSLATAWKLPTEAGSPDRLSGATVAVSGALATARGWRVGDRLTATFADGAPVSVTLVALVRTPLSTAEVLLPYATAARHLTGDAGPSAAYVSTGQGVPAPRLDGADGVEVTAAAQWGSADSGPRARSDWIAMTAILGPALLYALIAIVNTMTMSTGDRLRDFSVLRLTGGNDRQVLSMVGLEALLTAATATVLALLVTTGTQAATLMLINRRVLAGGSPLSLSLPWPAIGAAAAAGLTLALVSSLLPAGLALRARAPRPAGARQ
- a CDS encoding AfsR/SARP family transcriptional regulator — its product is MRQIVFGLLGALDVRVDGVRVALGSARQRIVLTTLLLAADRVVSVGSLIDAVWQGDEPATARNQIAICVGALRKIFRDAAGTDELIVTSHPGYLLSLAEHRLDSREFEECASRARDAARRGRAAEASALMEQALGLWRGRALEGIEGEPAESAAARLEELRLDLREERAGLHLRLGRHRALVDELSALVRENPLREQARAFLMLAQYRSGHRAQALEVFREGRAVLVGQLGIEPGRALRSLHDLVLRDAPELGRPAATDTPPAPIGVVPSQLPANVAAFTGRMDQLARLDRMIEDSYGSRPLAVGVVAGVAGVGKTALAVHWANQAAARFPDGRLFIDLRGHDEKDDPVAPGAALDRLLRSLGVPGTQIPPDPADRAALYRSVLDTKRMLILLDNAGSYDQIQPLLPGAGRCCVLITSRTALDGLTGDYDVLRMTLPTLAQAEATALLAQVAGPGRFTADPVAAARLGELCDRLPLALRIAGARLAARPHWSLRSLVGRLEDQRRRLDELSPGQGGVRAGLRLSYRDLDPAAARMYRRLGLLTVPDFAAWVGACLLDTDLWEAEDLIEQLVDAQLLEVVSGPAGAPARYRFQDLLRLYAWELALAEESEQERAEALERAHGGWLALAEEAHRRMEGFGGLGAQQGSRRDLPASLVEELLAEPTEWFEAERAAIVGIVAQSAQSGQCAQAGQCVQAGQSGQSAQSRPSVVSVGAVGAAPSVGSARSTGPRFSWLLTAPATALFETRHYLEDWQTCAEQSLAAARRAGDRGGEAMMLRSLGSLAIHRRRYASAEESLEVALRLFENEGDESGAARVRRLLAICAHFRGDMESAYAHCRPAMEVLLRIGEVRSAIHSMGLLAQIETRRGNVTHAIELTERAVAKSREGGFWRAEAQSLHWLAEALLKAGRPGPAAGSSREAVALTRDGGDRVGETYALRLLGAILWRQGDLTQARRTLEQALAIAHELADDWLRGRIETDLGCTDLLAGRTGAAERFERARKAFEAVGAHAWVERTGQLIRLAGPDGAAPTAGRLTGILGE